The DNA segment TCGCGTTAAGTGCTGTTTTGAACGCAAAGAATTATCAGTGTATTTCGGCCATGAGCGCTAGTGCAGGACTGAAAATACTATCTTCTAATGAAAATATCGGAGTGGTGTTGATGGATATGATGATGCCCGAGATGGACGGTTATGAGGCAATCAGAAAGATCAAAAGTGACCATCTACTGAAAGATATTCCAGTTATAGCAATCACCGCGCAGGCCATGACGGGTGACCGGGAAAAATGCATAGATGCCGGGGCGTTCGGTTACATATCAAAACCAGTAGATGTAGATAAATTGCTCCAATTACTTAACCAATTAATTGACTAAAAAGTGAATTCAATAGAGAATAGCGATGAATATATTGAAACCCTACTTGCAGATGTGTTGGAAGTTTATGGTTATGATTTTACAGGATATTCTCGTGCTTCCTTAAAGCGCAGGATTTTGAGACTCTATGAATTAGATCATTTTATTAGTTTTGCAGAATTTAGATATAGAATTAGGAGTGATTCAGGTTATTTTAAACGGTTTTTGGAGCAGATCACCATTAACGTAACTGAAATGTTCAGAGATCCAGAATTTTATAAAACATTGAGAAGTGAAATTCTCCCACGTCTCGGCACCTATCCCTTCATTCGTATTTGGATTGCAGGATGCAGCACGGGTGAAGAGGCTTATTCCGTCGCTATTTTTTTAAAAGAACTCAACTTATTACACAAGTCACTGATTTATGCTACCGATATTAACGGTGCTGTACTAGAAAACGCAACTCAGGCAATGATTCCGTTGAGTAAATTAAAATCCTATACAGAGAATTATATTTCGGCTGGCGGTAGCGAACAGTTTTCTGATTACTATGCGGCCAATTATTCACTTGGGAAACTCAATGATGATTTAAAAAGAAATATTATTTTTTCGACCCACAATCTGGTTTCAGACAATTCTTTTAACGAATTTCAGCTGATTCTCTGTCGAAACGTCCTTATTTATTTTGACAGGCAACTTCAGACAAAAGTTTTTGAATTATTTGATAACAGTTTGGAAAAATTCGGATATCTAGCCTTAGGAACGAAGGAAACTTTGGATTTCTCAACGGTCTCTAAGAATTTCGAAAGACATCCTATGGGTAAAATATGGCGTAAAATTCAATAAATGACACACTGTGAAGCATTAATTATAGGCGGATCTGCTGGTAGTCTGGATGTACTTCTAAAAGTACTGCCAAACCTCAGTGCAAGTATTGCATTTCCTATTGTTATTGTACTTCACCGGAAGCCTGGGAAGGAAAATCTTTTAACCTATTTGTTAAGTTCCAAAACCAAGTTGTGTGTAAAAGATATCGAAGAAAAAGAAACGCTGAAGCCTTCTGTCATCTACATTGCTCCGCCAAATTACCATTTACTCATCGAAAAAGATAAAACGCTTTCGTTTGATTCTTCTGAAAAAGTAAATTTTTCCCGCCCTTCTATTGATGTAACTTTCGAGAGTGCTGCAGATGTATATGCAGAAAATCTCGTATGTTTGTTGTTATCTGGAGCTAATAGTGACGGAACGAAAGGATTACAAAAAGTACATAGAAATGGAGGTACTACAATAATTCAAAATCCAGCCTCTGCAATTGTTGGTTTTATGCCTGAATATGCAATGGAGCATGTAGCAATTGACCTAGTCTTAGAGCCAGAAAAAATGGCAACTTATATAAATCAATTAGTAAAATGACAGATAATCCCTCTTTAAAAGGTAACAAAAAAGTGTTTATTTTTGATGACAACCTGGATATTCTTGAGTTGTGTACAGAAATCTTAAACGATATTGGATGTGAAGTAAAAACATCCCCCACCACCAATAGCATTGAGCAACAGGTATCTGAATTTTCACCTGATCTTATCTTGATGGATAATTGGCTACCGGATATGAGTGGAATTGAAGCTACACAACTGATTAAAGCCAATGACACATTAAAGGAAATTCCTGTAATATATTTTTCTGCTAACAGCAATATTAGCGAACTGGCGAAGGAGGCACTTGCTGATGATTTTCTTGCTAAACCATTCGATATCGACGAGTTTGAAGAAATGGTAAAGAAATATATCAGCTGATTACACATTAGCTGATCTAGAGAAATTTCATTTTAATTACTTTCTGCAACAAATTGCTCGCGCATGATGATCCTAATTTTTTTTGTGGCGTTTTTACCTTTCAGCTTTACTCGAAATTTCCTTAAAAATCTTAACTTTGTCTTAAAGTAAAAAGTAAATGGAAAGTAAGAAAGAATTTTTTCTAGAGTGTTACAAACTCGGCATTATCAAATTCGGCCGGTTTACCCTGAAAAGTGGTATTGAAAGCCCATTTTATGTGGATTTAAGACCACTTGCGTCTGATCCCAAAATTTTAAAACATCTTGCCAATTATCTATTGGATATGCTTCCACTGGATAATTTTGATTTGATCTGTGGTGTACCTTACGCCGCACTTCCGATGGCAACTGCAATGTCTTTGGAAAGCTACCTTCCTTTGATCATCAAGAGGAAAGAAGCGAAACAGTACGGAACAAAAAAAATGCTTGAAGGGATCTTTACAAAAGGGCAAAATTGTCTCTTGGTAGAAGACGTAATTACTTCAGGAACTTCTTTGCTTGAAACGATTCCAGAAATTGAGAATGAAGGAATATCCGTTTCCGATATCGTGGTTGTTCTGGACCGGCAACAAGGTGGAAAACAACTGTTGGAGAACAAAGGTTATCGAGTTCATACGCTTTTTACAATTTCAGAAGTATGTAAGATATTGCAAGATGAAGGTCATTTAATTGATGAAGAAGTAACTAGAATTAACGATTTCCTTGCTGGCAATGTTGTTAAATTTGAAGAAGAAAAAAGACTTTCTTACGAACAGAAATTAGAAGTTTGTGAACATTCTGTAGCGCAAAAATTATTGGACATCGCCATCGAGAAAAAATCAAATCTAATTGTTTCCGCAGACGTTACTTCTACTCAAGAATTATTGGCTCTTGCAGAAAAAGTGGGACCTCACATTGTAGCGCTAAAAACCCATATTGATATTTTACTTGATTTTGATGCAGACGAAACAATTTTACCATTAAAAGAATTAGCAACTAAATATAATTTCCTGCTAATGGAAGATCGAAAGTTTGCTGATATTGGAAATACTCAAGAATTACAGT comes from the Chryseobacterium sp. SNU WT5 genome and includes:
- a CDS encoding response regulator: MKNVKEILIIDDDNRNIFALSAVLNAKNYQCISAMSASAGLKILSSNENIGVVLMDMMMPEMDGYEAIRKIKSDHLLKDIPVIAITAQAMTGDREKCIDAGAFGYISKPVDVDKLLQLLNQLID
- a CDS encoding CheR family methyltransferase, yielding MNSIENSDEYIETLLADVLEVYGYDFTGYSRASLKRRILRLYELDHFISFAEFRYRIRSDSGYFKRFLEQITINVTEMFRDPEFYKTLRSEILPRLGTYPFIRIWIAGCSTGEEAYSVAIFLKELNLLHKSLIYATDINGAVLENATQAMIPLSKLKSYTENYISAGGSEQFSDYYAANYSLGKLNDDLKRNIIFSTHNLVSDNSFNEFQLILCRNVLIYFDRQLQTKVFELFDNSLEKFGYLALGTKETLDFSTVSKNFERHPMGKIWRKIQ
- a CDS encoding chemotaxis protein CheB, with translation MTHCEALIIGGSAGSLDVLLKVLPNLSASIAFPIVIVLHRKPGKENLLTYLLSSKTKLCVKDIEEKETLKPSVIYIAPPNYHLLIEKDKTLSFDSSEKVNFSRPSIDVTFESAADVYAENLVCLLLSGANSDGTKGLQKVHRNGGTTIIQNPASAIVGFMPEYAMEHVAIDLVLEPEKMATYINQLVK
- a CDS encoding response regulator, whose product is MTDNPSLKGNKKVFIFDDNLDILELCTEILNDIGCEVKTSPTTNSIEQQVSEFSPDLILMDNWLPDMSGIEATQLIKANDTLKEIPVIYFSANSNISELAKEALADDFLAKPFDIDEFEEMVKKYIS
- the pyrF gene encoding orotidine-5'-phosphate decarboxylase, which encodes MESKKEFFLECYKLGIIKFGRFTLKSGIESPFYVDLRPLASDPKILKHLANYLLDMLPLDNFDLICGVPYAALPMATAMSLESYLPLIIKRKEAKQYGTKKMLEGIFTKGQNCLLVEDVITSGTSLLETIPEIENEGISVSDIVVVLDRQQGGKQLLENKGYRVHTLFTISEVCKILQDEGHLIDEEVTRINDFLAGNVVKFEEEKRLSYEQKLEVCEHSVAQKLLDIAIEKKSNLIVSADVTSTQELLALAEKVGPHIVALKTHIDILLDFDADETILPLKELATKYNFLLMEDRKFADIGNTQELQFSYGTYKISQWADLVTAQVIAGYESLDCFRNVGVVAILGMSSKGTLTDSNYREEATKIAQAHPNVFGGVAQNKIPNELLLFTPGINLADSGDGKGQQYNTPDHAFKQLETDFIIVGRGVYKSDDAEKSALSYKIAGWNAYEASL